Genomic segment of Truepera radiovictrix DSM 17093:
GCTAGCCCCGCTTGCGCCCCGTCCAGATAGGCGTAGAACGCGCCGCCGAAGGCGATGTCCAGGGTCAGCTCGCCGAAGCTGGGCGTCACGACCGTGAGGTCGCGCGCGTACAAAAACGACGGCACGTTGCGAAAGCGCACGCCCGACGCCTTGCGGCCGTCCCACGCCACGAAGGCCTCGATAAAACCCGCCGGGGAGTCGATGCCGACGCGCGTCTCGGGCGTTTGCGCGCTCACCATGCCCGTCGCCACGGCCACGGTCGCTACCGCGATGATGCCGTGGCCGCACATGGTGCTGTAGCCCTCGTTGTGCATAAAGATCACCCCGAAGTCGGCCTCCGGGGTGACGGGTGGGGTCACGTAGCAGCCGTACATGTCGGCGTGCCCGCGCGGTTCCCACATCAGGCTGCGGCGCACCCCATCCAAGTTGTCGCGCACCCAGCGGCGCTTTTCGAGCATCGTCGCGCCGGGGATGAGGGGGATGCCTGCCGTGACGATGCGCAGCGGTTCGCCGGCGGTGTGGGCGTCGATGGTGGTGTAGGTGCGGCGAAACTCCATGCGAGCAGTATAGACGCCCGGAGCCGTTGGCAAACGCCGTAGCCGGGCGGTAAGCTCGGCTAACGCTGCACAAGGAGGGCGCCGCGAGGGGCGTCCGAAGGAGGCTCGTCATGCGCGTTGGGATCGTCGGGGCTGGAACGATGGGCCGAGTTCACGCGGCCGCCTGGTCGCAGACGGAAGCGGAGCTCGTAGGGGTGACCGCGCTCGAGCCCACCTCGAGCGCCGCGCTCGCCGAGCGTTACCGCGCGCGGGCCTTTGCGAGTTACGAGGAGCTGCTGCGTGAGGTCGACGTCGTCGACCTCTGCGTGCCGACCGACCTTCACTGCGCGATGACCCTACGGGCCGCGGCGGCGGGCAAGCACGTGGTGTGCGAAAAGCCGCTCGCGCTCTCTTTAAGTGACGGGGAGCGCATGATCGGCGCTTGCGAGGCGGCCGGGGTACGCCTTTTCGTAGCGATGGTGGTGCGCTTTTTCCCGCAGTACGCGCTCGCCGCGCGCGCGGTGCAGGCGCTCGAGCTGGGCACGCTCGGGGTGCTGCGCCTCAAACGCGTCTCCTACCCGCCGCAGGTTTTAGACAACTGGTTCGCCGACCCCGCGCGTTCGGGGGGGATGCTGGTCGACCTGATGATCCACGACCTCGACTACGCCCGCTGGCTCGCGGGGCCCGTGACGCGCATTTTTGCCAAGTCGGTGCGTTCGCAGCGGGCGGGGCCCGGCGCTGCAGAAAGCGAGGCGGGGGGCGCGCGCGCCGACTACGCCCTCGTCACGCTGCGCCACGAGAGCGGGGCGATGTCGCTGATCGAGGGGGGGTGGGCGCACCCGCCGGGGGTCTTTCGCACGGGGTTCGACCTCGCGGGCTCGAGCGGCGTGCTCGAGTGGCGCTCTGAAGACACCGAGACCATCCGCCCCTACCTGTACCCCACGGCGGACGCGCGGGACGTCGCCGGCGTCGGGGTGCCGACTTCGGCGCTCCTGGAAGATCCCTACAGCGCCGAAATCCGGCACGTGTATGAGGCGCTCGCGAGCGGCGCGCCCTTTCGCGTGACGGCCGAGGAGGCGCTAGAGGCGCTGCGGCTCGCGCTGGCCGCGCAGCGTTCGCTCGAGACCGGCCGCCCCGTACACCCGCAGGAGGTCGCGTGATGCCGCGCGCGCCGCTGCGGATCGGTATCCTGAGCCTCGCGCACGTGCACGCCGACGGGTACGCGCGGCTGCTGCTGGAGCGCCCCGACGTTCGCTTCGTCGGCGTTTCAGACGACGACCCACAGCGCGGGGCGCGGGCTGAACAGGCCTTCGGCGTGCGCTGGTTTGCGCGCCACGAGGACCTGCTCGCCGAAGGTCTCGACGGCGTCCTGATCTGCTCGGAAAACGCCCTGCACCGCGCGCACGTCGCGTTGGCCGCGGCGGCGGGCGCGCACGTGCTGTGCGAAAAACCCATCGCGACCACCCTGGAGGACGCCGAGGCGATGCGCGCGGCCTGCGCGCGCGCAGGGGTGCGCTTTATGACCGCTTTCCCCATGCGCTTCGACGCTTCGGTGCGCGCCGCCAAAGATCTCTTGGCGCGCGGCGACCTCGGCGAGCTCTACGCGGTCAACGGGATCAACCATAGTGAGAACCCCAGAGGGCACCGCGCCTGGTTTGCGCAGCGCGACCTCGCCGGTGGCGGCGCCGTGATGGACCACACCGTTCACCTCGTCGACCTCCTGCGCTGGTATACGGGGAGCGAGGTGCGCGAGGTCTACGCGGAGGTCGCCAACCCCTTCGACCCCGAGGTGGACGTGGACACCGCCGGGATCGTCACGCTGACCTTCGGCAGCGGGCTTTTTGCCGCCGTAGACTGCTCTTGGAGCCGCCCCGCCGGGATCTATCCGCGCTGGGGGCACCTCAAGATGGAGCTCGTCGGCGCGCGCGGCGTGGTTTCAGTCGACGCGTTCGGGCAGTACGCCACCCGCTTTGGCGGCACGGCCAGCCGTCCGGTGACGTGGCACAACTGGGGGAGCGACCCGAACCGCGCGATGTTGGCGGCGTTTTTAGAGAGCGTCCGCGAGGCTCAAGAGCCGCCGGTGACGTGGCGAGACGGGTACGAAGCGCTCAAGGTGGCGCTGGCGTGTTACGCGTCGGCGGCGCGGGCGCAGCCCGTAGCCCTTGGGTAGCTCGAGCGGCGGCCTTCGCGCCTCGTAGGAGCGGCTGGGGGGCACAACCGCTTCACGACTGGCTGCCGTTACCCTCTCGGGACATGCGTGCTCGACGGAAAACGCGCGCGTCGGGGCGGTGTGTGTACGGGCACGCACATCTGCACATCTGGCGTCTGGGGTGGGCTCGAGCGGCCGCCGCGTGGGGCCGGTTCGGGAGGCTCACTTCACCGACCCCGCCGTCAACCCTCGGATGAGCTGCCTGGAAAAGAGCACGTAGAGGACGATCACCGGCACCATCGCCAGCGTCAGGGCGGCGAGCACCGCGTTCCAGTCATTGATGTACTGGCCCAAGAAGACCTGCGCGCCCAGGATGACCGTCTTGGTGCGCTCGGCGGGCGCCAAAATGAGCGGGAACCAGAGGTCGTTCCAGATGGGGATCATGTTAAAGACCGCCACCGTGCCCAGCGCGGGGCGCACGAGCGGCAGCACGAGGGCGTAGATGCGGTACTCGCTGGCGCCGTCGATGCGGGCGGCGTCCTTGAGGTCCTTGGGGACCTGGCGCATGAACTGCGTCAGGATAAAGACCGCCAGTGGAATCCCCGCCGCCGCGTAGACCAGGATGAGCGCTAGGAGCGTGTTGGTGAGCCCGAGACGCACCATCATCTGCAGCAGGCTGACTGTGCCTAAGCGGATGGGCACCATGATGCCCAGGGCGAGGTAGAGCCCCAGGAGGGTGTTGCCGGGGAAGGGGTACTCGGCGAGCGCAAAGGCGGCCATCGAACTTACCCAGAGGATGAGGGCGAGCGAGGCGAGTGTGACGACGAGGCTGTTGCGGAAGTACAGGGGGAAGTCCGCCCCGCCGAGCACCGTCCGGTAGCCCGCGAGGTCCCAGGTTTCGGGTGTCGGCGGCGCGTAGGGGGTGCGG
This window contains:
- the lhpH gene encoding trans-3-hydroxy-L-proline dehydratase, giving the protein MEFRRTYTTIDAHTAGEPLRIVTAGIPLIPGATMLEKRRWVRDNLDGVRRSLMWEPRGHADMYGCYVTPPVTPEADFGVIFMHNEGYSTMCGHGIIAVATVAVATGMVSAQTPETRVGIDSPAGFIEAFVAWDGRKASGVRFRNVPSFLYARDLTVVTPSFGELTLDIAFGGAFYAYLDGAQAGLAVRPENTRALVQLGDEVKRAVEATLEVVHPEEPALRGLYGTIIGGPPRHEGSDQANICVFADREVDRSPTGTGTAGRMAQLYARGRLALGQTFVNESILGTVFTGRVLSETTVGDLPAVVPEVSGSAHITGFCQWVVEPDDAVGEGFLLR
- a CDS encoding Gfo/Idh/MocA family protein; this encodes MRVGIVGAGTMGRVHAAAWSQTEAELVGVTALEPTSSAALAERYRARAFASYEELLREVDVVDLCVPTDLHCAMTLRAAAAGKHVVCEKPLALSLSDGERMIGACEAAGVRLFVAMVVRFFPQYALAARAVQALELGTLGVLRLKRVSYPPQVLDNWFADPARSGGMLVDLMIHDLDYARWLAGPVTRIFAKSVRSQRAGPGAAESEAGGARADYALVTLRHESGAMSLIEGGWAHPPGVFRTGFDLAGSSGVLEWRSEDTETIRPYLYPTADARDVAGVGVPTSALLEDPYSAEIRHVYEALASGAPFRVTAEEALEALRLALAAQRSLETGRPVHPQEVA
- a CDS encoding Gfo/Idh/MocA family protein, translating into MPRAPLRIGILSLAHVHADGYARLLLERPDVRFVGVSDDDPQRGARAEQAFGVRWFARHEDLLAEGLDGVLICSENALHRAHVALAAAAGAHVLCEKPIATTLEDAEAMRAACARAGVRFMTAFPMRFDASVRAAKDLLARGDLGELYAVNGINHSENPRGHRAWFAQRDLAGGGAVMDHTVHLVDLLRWYTGSEVREVYAEVANPFDPEVDVDTAGIVTLTFGSGLFAAVDCSWSRPAGIYPRWGHLKMELVGARGVVSVDAFGQYATRFGGTASRPVTWHNWGSDPNRAMLAAFLESVREAQEPPVTWRDGYEALKVALACYASAARAQPVALG
- a CDS encoding carbohydrate ABC transporter permease, which translates into the protein MKRPAATLAAHTVLLFYTALALFPVVLVIVNSFKGRLAIFRTPYAPPTPETWDLAGYRTVLGGADFPLYFRNSLVVTLASLALILWVSSMAAFALAEYPFPGNTLLGLYLALGIMVPIRLGTVSLLQMMVRLGLTNTLLALILVYAAAGIPLAVFILTQFMRQVPKDLKDAARIDGASEYRIYALVLPLVRPALGTVAVFNMIPIWNDLWFPLILAPAERTKTVILGAQVFLGQYINDWNAVLAALTLAMVPVIVLYVLFSRQLIRGLTAGSVK